Below is a genomic region from Falco naumanni isolate bFalNau1 chromosome 2, bFalNau1.pat, whole genome shotgun sequence.
TCTGTTTATTTAATACTGGACTCCAAACCAATGAAATGGCCAGGTATGAAACTGGAGgaatagaaaaatgttttgcaagatCACTCTTAATATTCACTCTGTGTGAATCACAAATTCAATCTGACCAGCAGCAATTGACTAAGAAAAATTGTCAACTACACAATTTTCTATtcatataaaagcaaatatttgcgCTGACATGACACTTTCCACACTGAGCATTCTGTGAAACTGTTAATACCTGCTATTGTATGGCTAGGTTAATAGTTTTGCACACCTTTGAAAAGGATACAATGATATTCCAAGGACCAAGTCTTAACCAGTTTGGCCAAAACCCTTTATACAGAGCAAAAAAGCCTTCATTCTTCCATGTCTGGAAAAAAGCAATAGCAAGAATGCATTTATGTAGTTCTGAGAAATCTAGACAGCATCTCAGTAACAAGACTCTATACCAGACAAGGTGATAGCTTAGTGCTGTAACCCTGATTTAAACCTTGTACAATGGGACAAAAACATTTCACTAGATAAAGCCAAGATTAGTAATGCCTGCAGCTTTACCTggcagaaaaagctgcagtctATGTCATTCAGTACCCAACCCAGATTCATTCAAATTGCATTCCTGgacttttcttccccctctacctcacccccccaccccccccaaaaaaaaaaccccaaccaacctTGCCTTGCAGAGTGCTGCATGTAAAGCTGCAGCTCACATTAGGCACCCCCTGAaatttttcagcttgctttatGGACTCCACAAAGTTACACTGGATAGCGTAACTTGGACTGTTATACATGACTGACTGTTCAGTCAACAGTTTGGATACCAATAGCTTCCTATCCACCCTTCTCCATGTAAAAGGCCACCATGCTCACACCTCATACTCAATTTAGGTATTTAAGAAACCAagcaaaaataatcacaatCAAGAGACTGACATTGCCTTTGGCTATACTAGGCCTTCCATTACACAATATGCAATAGAGAAAACCATCTGCCCCACAAGATGTTGTTCTTCAAGAACTGATCTACAAAATCATCATTTCCTATCAATATCCTAACATCATATAAAGTTGAGACAGTGCTGCTGAGAGACTTTGTCTCCTTATCCAAGCACCAAAAAGTATTAAGTGCCTGCAGTATATACTAACTTTCTTCCTGCCTGTCAAAATCGTACATACTTTTCACATCAAGTGCATTATTGGCAATATAGTCCTTTTGAGCATTATGGCAAAAAAGGAAATCTAAATTACTTGGGTTAATTTCTAGGGAAACTTAGAACAACTTCAAGTTCTACACCAAAATCATTGCTTGATGGCATCAGTTTCTACTTATGTCGATACATGAACTACTTACTTGTAACAAGCAATCCAGAGTACCCTTGTAGTTTGAGCGTCCCCCATGTTGTTGGCTTCCCTGATTCATCATGCGTGTTCTTACAACATCAATTGGGTTGGATGCAAGGGCTCCAGCTAACCCACAAGTAAAACTTGAGCTAACAAAAGAAAGGTTTAATGAAATTTGACCTACCACATTTAAAGATGCACAAGAATTCCCCCTCTCCAGAAAGCATGCAGTAATAACGAGTGcttaatacaattaaaaattacattagctaataaatgtgaaaaattccttttcatttactATAAAGCATCATTTTGAAGGTTTGATATACAGCCCTTATATATATACTTGAACAGATGTTTGTGCCTCTCAGAACAGCAAATACTTGATTGGAACTTTCCTCTAACCTCTGTTTGCACAGCTGAAATATTCAGACCATTCACAAAAAATCCATATTCAAAAGAAAGCTAAATCCAAATCCTAAATAAAATTAGCTTCCATGCTATGTGCTACCATTTGAGATACTATTGCATTAAGAAGTACAAACACACCAGAAGTATATTTACATCTGGATTGATAACAGAAAAGAGGTTTATGCCCTATAATGAGAACTAACCAACGATAAGCTAGGTTAATGGTCAGTTATACAAGCTTACAGGAAGTGAGTATATACTGTATCTCCCATGAATCCAGACATAATTATGTGCTTCTTGGTAAGGTCATACACTGGCAGTTCCACTccaacaacaacagcagctcTCTGTGCTGTCAATGATACTCcctggcaaaagaaaatatatagtTGAAGTTTAAAGTTAACCTTTGTGCACCATGAGAAGCACCTAGCTTTTCTAGTACAAAGCAATACACTATGAATGTGTTAAGAACAGAGTTCAATTAAGGTACATCTAAGTATGTGTCTTAGATGTGCATACttcaaaaatgcaaattcaaatTAATAGACAAATAACTTTCCCACACTGAATGGCAGTTTCAGTTCCTTTGTGCAACTCCATCTGTGCTTAACACCTGAATTCTTACATTAACAGTCAGGCTAAGACCTCAACAACCAAGTGATACTGGCTCCCCTTGCCACTAACTGGAAAACCAAAGTAAGGAAgattaacagaaaaatggagGTGGAGAAACTTTGCAGAGGAAAGCACactaatagaaaaatatttctactttccAGCTGTTTCAGAACAATTGTCCATTTTGGGTCTTCAATCATACAGTCACTGTTTAACTGGCATAAGAGACAACCTACAAGACTGAGTACAAGAATTCATGAGCTACAGTGGATGTTCATTACTACCGTTGCttgtaaatattaattatattttttcaaaagagcAGAGTGTATAGATTGAGACATGTCTTTGCAAAGGGTTGTTGAACTAGCCTTAAAGCCAGTCACCCTAATTTTAGTCTCCATTTATCTCTCCCCTTTTTTAAGAAGTAGCTAATCCTTGAACACAAGACTGGCAGTAACCCTCTGCCAAAATGCATCAAGACACCAGCAGTGAAGTAGTCATGACAAACTACACACATATTAGCTTCTCCATATTTTAGCAGAGAATACTGTATTAGTACCTGAAATTTAGTTGAGCAAGAAGGTGTATTTAAAGTGCAGGACACAGTTAAAAAAACTTGCCTTCCATAATCCTTTAGTGCCTTCCTTTTGGTAGATCTGTATGAAGTTGCCCATCATTCCTCCTTGAATCACACTACCTTGGGCTTGCATCCTGATCTGAGATTCATTTGAAGATAGAatataaatacttttcaaaCATACATAACAGTTCAATACagtttcattaacattttaatttacaatCTTTAGTAAAGTCAATTTGTCATTGACTACAAATTCATAGCCGACAGTATCATAACCATGATGCAGTCTTTTGCCTTAACTATCCAAATGCAGCTGCTAATTTTAAACAAGTACATGGTGTAGTTTTTAGATGCATTAAGTCActtctatttctgtatttgtgcaCTATTCCACTTAGACTGACCGACAGCTTCTGCAGGATGTCCTTTACAGTGTTCTCAGAGGAACACGTTAAAATGAAAGGTTAAAAAGATTAAGATTCCAGCTAGTAAGGATCATGATCTTTGACCTCGTGGATTTCTAAAAGTGTCCTTGGGAACCTGCCATGGTAACTACCAAATACAAGTTTGGTGACAAGCAAGTTAGTACACAGATATAATTTTGGGAAATAACTACTTGAAGTCACAACTGAAATACAAGCTTTGTTTGAAATGCCTCTACATAACCACACTAGCTGTATGAAGGACTAAGTTTTTAGTAGCTTTAGAAGAACAGGAAGTGTTGGCTTGAATTTTTCGTTAGAGGCAGCCACACAAGTCACATGCTACAGTTCTGTAAGTTAAATACCATCAACCCTTTCAAGCAACTGGAAAAGAGTTTAATGGCTATCATTAAGCTAACATTCTTAGAGAGCTGATCATTTCACTAATTCACTTTAAATGGCTGATGCTGGAACACTTGTTTCCATGGGACACTGGACTCCATAGCCTCTCTACAGGATTAAAGAATCCTACAGTACAAGTAGCAGTCACTGAAACTCTTGCCTCTGAATTCTCTTCACCTATTTTGAGCTCAAGAAACACCTAGTTAACAGTGTTACCAAGAACTATAGATTATATATGCAGTGTCACTTCCACACAAATGCTACAGCATGAAAGTTGATCTTACATTATTCTCCCCCTatcctccccccccaaaaagtTACACAAATCCAACTACCCCCTCAGCCATCAGTTTCCTGGTGCATACTTCAAAATAATTAGTATGGACCAGAAGGAGGTTCCAAGAATTTAGAGCATTACTGATTTTTAGAAGTTAAGAGATGAGAATAAATACAATTACAAAACAAATCCCATATTCATCAGAAGATTCTGCATTTCCTCAATGAGAGGACAAAAACTAAGGACAAATTCTATATAAACACATCATTACCTTCAAGACATCTGTAGGATTGGCAATAGATGATGAGATTACCCCCGAAAGAATGCCACATAGAACATTTATCACCAGGGTTTCATCTATTacataaacaaagaaaaaaagagtttagcTGAAGATTTACAAAGCTTAGGATGCATCAGGGCAGGATGATGCCACCCATCCTCTAACCAGAGAGAGTGCTGACTCACTTTGTTTCAGCAGACTTTTAACTGCTACAGCAAGATACCAAATGGAAAAAGCCAGCTTCAAGCAAAGCAGTCCTCAACTAAACTGGAAACTCACCTTCTGGACTTTCAACAAACATTCTTTTTAAGCTCTGGTAAGTGCCTATTTTTATAGTTCCGTATGAAGCTTGTCGTAGCATTGCAGGTGCAATCCTGTAAAAAAGTGATAATATTTATGTTCAAAATAGCAAAAGACTggtcagaaaatattttagagcaGGAGAGACTGAACACAAGCTATCTACCAGAGAAAGGTTTGTTCATTTAAATCAACAATTTAAACTCACTATAAACAAAACAAGGTTGGGAGGgttgttggtggtgtttttttgttttgttttttaaacaaagcctGCAATAACATGAATGAACTGTGGAAGGATTACTATTAAAACATGCCTCAACTCGTGCTGGTAAGCATGTCTGAAACAATTTGCAGATTACATCTTTCCCCCACcatcttgcatttttaaagaaaaaacacagaatcatggaatggcTTGgtttggaaggaaccttaaagaccatctagctccaacccccctgccatgggcacagACACCTTCAACAGTGCCCATTTATACATAAaggttaatttatttttcttctgagatgGAACAACCATAACAGCATTATACAGAGTAACTTTATGcttagcttttttccccccaagtaGCTTTGGTTGTTTGAAGTTGTTCTCTTTAAACATGAAATGCTATTGCAGAGTACAAAGACTGAAGCAATCTAAGCTTGGGCTTTCAACTTCCAGACTGACACTAACCAAATACCTTGTAATTCTGAAACCGAAGAATTCACACACTATGGGCTTATACTTATCAACAGACTGTTCATAAACCATTACTGCAAGTCAATTTTACCCAGAGTACAAGGCTTTCAGTCCTTCTTCTCTGCATATTCTGACTAGTGCATGCACCATTCCACGGTAACGAATCTCTCTGTATTTGGCATCATTAACTTGACCTTGAACCTGGAGACGTGTTTTGGTCAGATCAATGGGGAAAGtcccttaaagaaaaaaaaaatcagagaaaatgaaTCAAGTACCTACCTAACCAAAGGCAACAAAGAACATTATGTAAGAAACAACAACCACTGTTATATCCCAGATCACAAAAATTCtcccatgggaaaaaaaagcctctctTACCAagactttcttttaaagaagtgGTTTCTTTTATGTCACCTTGTTTCTTCTAAAAGCTTGTCAGAGGCCTTACCTACTTCCTCTGTTTACATTTTGCATTCACTATGTTTTCAGGCAACACTGTATTGCCTGGCCGTGAACAGCCACACTGAACAAGACTCTGAATCACAATCAAGTACAGAGTTTGCATGTGTATTCTACCAGCATTTTTGAAGATCACTTCAttgaaggcaaagaaaaattcCACAGGACAAGCTATACAGATTCTAGCTTAGAATCTACAAAAGAAATAGCAGCAGTACCcatttctgttactgctttcCTGTGGCCTACTGCTATGTCAAACTCATGCTCTCCAAGCTCCCTTTAATAAAGTGTTTAGAAAGCATACTCCTCCACAGCATATCTTTAGAAAAGGGACCACTTCAACATTCAGTACTCATGTAAATATTAATAGGAGTCAGAATTAACAACATCTGTTCTAATAAGGTTCACCACACAAGCAAGGCTTTTATTATTGTTTGTCTTCCTCATAAAGCTTTTGGCATTACCAGCACCATTCAGTCAAGTCAAATAACAGTAGTTTCACAATCAAGTTCCAACAAGATTCatcagagaaggcagaaaaggaaaacaaaatagaaaacttaCACCtaattatgctttttaaagtggttttttaGGTTTAATTTTGTATGTCAGGCTATGTTCTGCTACTGTGAAAATCcaaatttcctttattttcatgtaCATGCATTTCAGATAAGACTTTAAAAGGATGTTTATATTTTAGGTTTGTCTAAAATAGGCACTAAAGAATCAGATGCACTGTCTCACTACAGCAATTATTCTACGTTGCTCACTAACTGAAGTGTTCAAATCTAATCAGCTGCTcacattcaagaaaaagaatttaaattgcAACATAGCTACTcagaaaagccaaaagaaaaattttacaAGAGCTCAACTTCTCTActctaggaaaagaaaagttgtGTATACTTATGACCACTGCCTAGGAACAGATCAAACACCATATAATATGAAGTTTGTATAAAAAGTTTCAAAAGGGATCAAATTTGACAGACTGAAGTGTTCTGACATTATAACAAAGTTCTGAGGAACCCCTCAGacaacattaaagaaaaaaactcctaTGCTGCAGACCATCGTATACTACTGTTTAATTGATGGCATGGAATCaagcttgttttaaaaaggactatcagagtaaaaaaaatcatgcaaacCTTACCACATTCTGCAGTGATTGATGCTAAACCTCCATAGATAAAGGGCTTCCAGTTTAGCGCTGACATTGATTCTTCCTTCTGTGAAATAAGACAATTTAATGCTTCTATAATTATATCtgttatataaatacatatgctaacatttaataaaactttGTGCCTTGCCCATTTAAGATGGATCTTCCAAACATACTAAGGGTAAAAACATTAATATACCTTCTATAATCAAAAGAAGGTCAGTAATACTGCAGAAAGGCATCTGGGTTCAAATCAGTGTCTCAGATTTATTTGGCCCACCACTATCCTCACCATGAAAGGCTGAAGCAGTTTGTCTCCCAGACATGATCTTAAGGAGCACTGCAGTGAATAATTGCCAAGGATTCTTACCAAGCTGAAATAGTTTGACTATGTCCTGCAATCAAATGGAACTTTAGAACAGTCATTACcaaatttctgttccttcttcctCATATCAACATTAACATGACCTGAGCTGGTACACCTGGACAGAAGATAGAGGTGCATACcacattttgtttccattaagGCCTATTTCTGCTACCGGTGTTCACATTATTCCTGCTTGTGAACATTATATGAAAACAGTGTAATCTGGTACATAAGGccttttacagtaaaaaaggCTGCTTTAGCTTAAAGtcaatttaattaatttcacaaAGTGACCACAAATCATGATTAACTATGGCATATGCTCTGCGAGATACTAAAATATTCCAATCATCTtgcaaaaaagattaaaaacagcaaaaccagactAGTCCTGCAGATACAATATTGCCTTTCCCAAAACCAAGCAGGTCTCTCcactgcttatttttttcccttcctcataATATAAACGCCTCCCATTACCCATTTTCTAAATCTTCCTAAACATTGGGTTCTACAGTTATCTTTTGCCAATTTTGTGGCATAACTGTACTTGAAACAATTTCCCTTGGCACCTAGCTTCCCTGTTACTTTGTTTATTCACCTGTACTAGCCAGctggaaaatactgcaaatacaCCAGCTGCTTACTACCACCTTTTGTAAAATTTAACATTCCGGAGGAAGTGGCCAAAGAAGCGTCAATAATCCAGCATCCAAAGGAAATCAACAGACATTGCAGACAGTAAGCATGCCTGAATAGTTTAGTTACTGCAGCCctagttttccttttgtcatCTTTACTTCATGATGAGTTAGTTACATGGGTCTTCAGTCTTCTGCCaatacaataaaaaacccacaggagCTCAAAGCACACCATTTCAAATACTCTACAACCAAGTGCACAGAAACCCATCTGACTCTTTAGGCCGCTGCGAAGAGCACCACTGATGTACAAACCCAAAGAAAAGGCAAGTAAGGGCACCTACCAACTGCCAAGAATGCAGAACAGAGGTCAGGAGCCACAGGCATAGACTATGCAAGCTTTTCAATACGAAAGCAGCAGAGCCACGTAGGTGCCAGACAGAGGTCACTTCCAGCTCCACATTCCTCATATTCCTGTCCAGCCGTGATTAGTGACAGATCATTTAATTAACAAGGACAAAGCCAAGCTCAGTTTCCCCTCTATCAGCCACACACATAAACTTTGCTTTTGAGAAACTCAAACTGAAAACAGTCAACTTTTTTCCACTCAacacattaaaacaaattttcacCTATCACAAATATGATAAGACTGACAGAACTAGTATATATCTggttttttcctggtttgtaTTTCATTCTATCTAGGCAATGAAGGCTACGCAGTTTTTCTGCGCAATTCTGGAGCATTAACATAACAGAATTATGCAAGCACTGCAGAGCCAAAGTTTCCAAACTGCACACAGATTTACTAATATTAGCTGAAGTTTCAACGTATGTGTAGAATACCCTAATGCAGAAATTTTACAGCACTCCCTTCCTTTGACATAACCCAAGGTGAGAAAGCCTTCTACCTCTAAAAGGCTGACCAGTCTCCTCTCCTGCCATGTAGGCCAAAGTAGCCATACAAGTCTTTCCACTTACACTCTGCATCCCTCCTTCTAGCTTTCCATACTTATaggaagaaattaaagcagagcttatcttaaaaaaaaaatcaaaaaaaatgtatcagcaAGCAATGTTGCCCTTTCACCTCAACTGTCTCATTTTCTGACTTCTTGGTTGGTTTCTTACTCAGAATTTCTTCTCTATACTAATAAAAACAGTAAGCATCTCCTTAGGAGAATTCTCTACCAGGTGAGTGAGTGGCAAACTACTTAAAAAGGGAGTCCAGCCCTCATTAGGGAGTAAACTGAGGGCTCCAGCTGTACTGGAAAGAAGTTGTCCTTGTCAAATATACATTGTTGTTCCATTACAACAGTAAGGTGGCAGAGGTGATACCACCCCTGAAGGACACTGCATTAAGTTAATACAGAGATTCATCCACACGCTCTCTGCAGAAGAAAGTCTAGTTTTATTGGCAGTGTGACTGGAATAAAATCAGAAGCCCAGGTTCCATAAAAGAATGCATCACTTAAATATTTAGATATTGCCCTGTTTGAGAACAGACTTTAAGTCACATATTGAAGTTTTTCAGCTAACTATCTATTGTTAGCATACCAATCACACAGTATACTCCAGATTACAGTAGTTTTAGCTATTTAAAATTGATTTAGCCCTTCAATGTTACAGAAGGCTTATGCTAAAGGAGTTACTAGTCTCAAAAAGTTACCACCTGTACTACAAGCACACATAGTTACCCAAGCAATACTTTCTCACTGCACAGACTGTACCACAGGCGCACAGCCCAGACTTTGTATTCAAGCAGTGAAGCATCattaggaagaaagaaaagaaacctggGCTAAAGCTACACGTTCTCGCCAAACGCCAGCTGTCCCACAAGGAGGGGTGCGCCACTGGCGAGAGGGACACGGTAACGCCGGGTAAGGAACAAAGGGAGGCAGCAACGCCCGCACGGGCCAACTCGCTCCCTCCCACCGCCAACCACCCACACAAGCAGAACGGCTCCCTCCGGCCCCGCCGTGAGACGAGCGGCACCACGAAGGGAGAGCACCGGCGGGAAGGAAGCGGCGCGCCCTCGCTCGGGGGTGGAGGGCGCCGAGCAAAGCCAGCGACACCCTCTCACCCTCCGGGGACACCGCTCGGCAAAGCTCGCACAGAAACAGCTGGCGGGCCCCGCCGGCCAGGCGAGACCTCACCTTCGCGCCCACCCCCGGCCTGAGGAGCCAGCAATAGCTGCCGCCTCCCCACTCACCACCGAGGCCTCCCGCCTCCGCCCGTGCCAGTCACCacccgccgctgccccgccggTTATAAAGCCCGGCCCGTTCCCCCGCTCCGAGGGCGGGCTCGCCTGAGGGGCCGGGCCGGCTGATTTAAAGGGCCCCGGTGTAGGTTTGATAACTGGGGGCTGATATAGCATAACATAACGAGCTGGTTTGTAACAAACTGGGGGGGCggacagaagaaaaggaagtgaaCTGAGCTGCCTTGTTTTTCCAGTCAGGAGCCTGCCTTTGACGCTGGCCTTGGTGGACTTGTGGCTAGCAGGGCAGTATTTTCCAGTAGTAGTGCTACCCCATGAGACTGGAACAGGTACATGAGGTGTTTCAGTGCCCCTCAGTTAATGAACAGGTCACTCACCCCTCAGGGTTTTTCCACTTTGTTAACTGTAATGACAGGGGTTTGCCCCTCGGTTTGCAGCTGTGCGGCCTGTGCTCCCTGGCAACACCACAGCACCCTGGGGTCAAGCTTCCTCGAAGCGCTACAGCAGGCCTGGGTTACTGCTCAGTGGGGGAACAGGAAAGGGCAGCGTGGTTTTAAATAGCTACTTTGCTCTTTAAAATACCCCGTTGAAAATTTTGGATAAAACACTTCcacaggtgattttttttcttttgagctttGTGCAATTCCATGTGTTTCTTTGCATTATCAATGCTGAAATTACGCCCTCAGGATGTAAGCTTTGCATCGCTTTGTGAATGTGTATCTGATCCTCTTCCAGAAGGGTCACTGTGAGCTGTGTATGGGATATCAGCTGTGGCCACCATGACACTGCCTGGCTAGAGGAGGAACGCAGGGGCTATCCAAAAGGGCTGGTCCCAGCTGCTGTACTGGTGGTGGTGACCAGTCCACAAAGACTGGACAAGACCCAGAACTACTCTATTCTCTTGGCTCAGAGTGCAGGAATCACTGTGAAATAGTTGAAACTAGCTCTTTCTCTGCCCCTAAAGGCAGCCTGTTTTGGCACCTCAGTGCTTTCCCTTTCTGACTGAAGAGCTGCCAGACCTGCTTGTAGGATCTACCCCTGTGGTGCAACTCCAGTGCTGCTGTCACTCTGCTGCCTTGTGGCATGTGGGTGGTCATACCTTACCCTTGAAAGGTCAAAACACCCTGTGGTATTGCTCCCCTCGCTAATCTCAGGGCAAAGTTGGCAGCTGAGAAACTTTTATTTAAGCTTAATGGCTGGTGGAGAAAGGGAATGATGCCTGTTCAGCTTTTGCTAAGAAGCTGGCTGTAGCCGTACATGAATGTCTCAAACAAAAGGGATTTAAAGCTTGGGTCCCAGTGTGCTGAAAATGCTTCATACAAAGAAAATAGTTCTCTACAACCATCCAAGTCCATCACAGACCTCCCAGAAATTTTAGACTTTGATTGCTACAGCATGGGCAGCCCACAGAGCCCATGCTCCAATTGGAGTGTTGCAAAGTTGTCTGTGCATATGGGCCTCTCCAAAGGCAGGTGCAAACTCACACCTCAGAATTGATACTCACGTTCAGACCCCATCCTGAAACTCCTAGTAACTGTCTGGTACTTTCCAAGCTTTATATCTACAATCGAGACAATCTTATTTGAGGTAAACTTTGAACAGatcctttctttttgcagagaTCATTTGAACTGGCTCTAATGCAGAGTGATTTTGCAGGACAGccacttctgttttccagcttcccaaatTTCTGTCCCCTTTTAAGGAGGACTTTAGTTCCAGTTTGACCTGAAGTTGTTCCTGGAGTTTGGCCAGTTCCTTCAGCAGGCAGCTGGTTTTCATTATCTCTGATGCAAACCGGTTCCTGCTTGCTCATTACAGCTTGCACCTGATAATGTTTCTAAAGTACCTGTTAGTACTCAACCACATACTTCTGAATACAGGGGAATTCAGGCTAACTTCTCTTACTTTTAGTGACTTCTGGATGGATCTTCTGAATAACCTCTTTTCTTGTATTCTCAAGCCAATTCATACTATGAGATAATAAGGCTTTTATCAACAGTCAACGGACTATGCTTGGCAAGCTGCCTTGAGCCTGACATCAGTGCCATATCAGCAGTTGACTTTAGTGCTCAGCATCTTTTCACATGTCTCTGAACCATCCATGTGCTACTGGTGTGCTACTGGTTACACAGTCTTTCAACAGTTTTGTCCAAAAGCCAGTTCTTTCCTGCTGGGCTGTGAAGGACTAAGGTTTAACTAATTAGTTCCCTGACCTTACTGCTCTGGAGTTTCCTCACACATATTTTTTatgattcttttttaaacaaaagcaggcCACCCTCAAACAATTGTACCAGGGAGCCCTGCTTTTTGTGCATTGATGGttgtttcactgttttcacTGCTACTTACAATGGAAAATCGTTTCTTTTCTGGTCTCTGCAGTGGTGGAGGCAGTTTTGTATAGTGTCCTACTGCTTAAATGAATGGCTAGTGAAGTGACCCAGATGGTTATGGGCATTATTCAAACTGCCTTGTCATTTTGTCACTAGTTGTAACCACTGGAGAGTTTCCTTTGTCCCTTGGAAACTTCCATAATTATTAGTCGCatacttcattttcattgttcATGTCCCTTTGACTGCATGATGAAAGCAAGTCTGGCACATAGGAGTCAACTactccctgccctggcacagccttcTCGTCTTCAGGGTTTGGACTTTCTGTCTGAGAAGGAGTTAATCTGATGCTCAGTCATACAGCAGA
It encodes:
- the SLC25A30 gene encoding kidney mitochondrial carrier protein 1 isoform X2, yielding MSALNWKPFIYGGLASITAECGTFPIDLTKTRLQVQGQVNDAKYREIRYRGMVHALVRICREEGLKALYSGIAPAMLRQASYGTIKIGTYQSLKRMFVESPEDETLVINVLCGILSGVISSSIANPTDVLKIRMQAQGSVIQGGMMGNFIQIYQKEGTKGLWKGVSLTAQRAAVVVGVELPVYDLTKKHIIMSGFMGDTVYTHFLSSFTCGLAGALASNPIDVVRTRMMNQGSQQHGGRSNYKGTLDCLLQTWKNEGFFALYKGFWPNWLRLGPWNIIFFLTYEQLKKLDF
- the SLC25A30 gene encoding kidney mitochondrial carrier protein 1 isoform X1, producing the protein MLYQPPVIKPTPGPFKSAGPAPQASPPSERGNGPGFITGGAAAGGDWHGRRREASVKEESMSALNWKPFIYGGLASITAECGTFPIDLTKTRLQVQGQVNDAKYREIRYRGMVHALVRICREEGLKALYSGIAPAMLRQASYGTIKIGTYQSLKRMFVESPEDETLVINVLCGILSGVISSSIANPTDVLKIRMQAQGSVIQGGMMGNFIQIYQKEGTKGLWKGVSLTAQRAAVVVGVELPVYDLTKKHIIMSGFMGDTVYTHFLSSFTCGLAGALASNPIDVVRTRMMNQGSQQHGGRSNYKGTLDCLLQTWKNEGFFALYKGFWPNWLRLGPWNIIFFLTYEQLKKLDF